The following are from one region of the Quercus robur chromosome 1, dhQueRobu3.1, whole genome shotgun sequence genome:
- the LOC126724933 gene encoding serine/threonine-protein phosphatase BSL3, whose translation MDVDSSSMVPETDHDPAVQNHNTPSSPAAMEREQLGESSPAQTPAQQPPPQPLQQQQQQQPQSPPPAQQSPVVGPRHAPTYSVVNAVIEKKEDGPGPRCGHTLTAVAAVGEEGAPGYIGPRLILFGGATALEGNSAATGTPSSAGSAGIRLAGATADVHCYDVLTNKWSRITPFGEPPTPRAAHVATAVGTMVVIQGGIGPAGLSAEDLHVLDLTQQRPRWHRVVVQGPGPGPRYGHVMALVGQRYLMAIGGNDGKRPLADVWALDTAAKPYEWRKLEPEGEGPPPCMYATASARSDGLLLLCGGRDANSVPLASAYGLAKHRDGRWEWAIAPGVSPSPRYQHAAVFVNARLHVSGGALGGGRMVEDSSSVAVLDTAAGVWCDTKSVVTSPRTGRYSADAAGGDAAVELTRRCRHAAAAVGDLIFIYGGLRGGVLLDDLLVAEDLAAAETTSAASHAAAAAAAANVQAGRLPGRFIDERTRQTMPEAAPDGSVVLGNPVAPPINGDMYTDISTENAMGSRRISKGVEYLVEASAAEAEAISATLAAAKARQVNGEVELPDRDRGAEATPSGKQISTLIKPDSAGSNNLAPAGVRLHHRAVVVAAETGGALGGMVRQLSIDQFENEGRRVSYGTPESATAARKLLDRQMSINSVPKKVIAALLKPRGWKPPVRRQFFLDCNELADLCDSAERIFSSEPSVLQLKAPIKIFGDLHGQFGDLMRLFDEYGSPSTAGDIAYIDYLFLGDYVDRGQHSLETITLLLALKVEYQHNVHLIRGNHEAADINALFGFRIECIERMGERDGIWAWHRINRLFNWLPLAALIEKKIICMHGGIGRSINHVEQIENLQRPITMEAGSIVLMDLLWSDPTENDSVEGLRPNARGPGLVTFGPDRVMEFCNNNDLQLIVRAHECVMDGFERFAQGHLITLFSATNYCGTANNAGAILVLGRDLVVVPKLIHPLPPAVSSPENSPERHIEDTWMQELNANRPPTPTRGRPQVTNDRGSLAWI comes from the exons ATGGATGTGGACTCGTCGTCGATGGTGCCGGAGACCGATCACGATCCCGCGGTGCAGAACCACAATACGCCGTCATCTCCGGCTGCAATGGAGAGAGAACAACTAGGCGAGTCGTCGCCGGCTCAGACTCCGGCTCAACAACCTCCGCCACAACCActacagcagcagcagcaacagcaacCGCAATCTCCACCGCCGGCGCAGCAGAGCCCGGTGGTTGGACCGAGGCACGCGCCGACTTATTCGGTGGTAAATGCGGTCatagagaagaaggaagacGGTCCGGGACCGAGGTGCGGTCACACGCTCACGGCAGTGGCTGCGGTCGGCGAGGAAGGCGCGCCTGGGTACATTGGACCAAGGCTGATTTTGTTCGGCGGTGCCACCGCGCTCGAGGGCAATTCTGCCGCCACTGGAACTCCTTCGTCAGCCGGAAGCGCTGGAATCC GACTAGCAGGTGCTACAGCTGATGTGCACTGTTATGATGTATTAACAAATAAATGGTCTAG GATCACTCCATTTGGAGAGCCGCCTACACCAAGGGCTGCCCATGTGGCCACTGCTGTGGGAACTATGGTAGTTATTCAG GGTGGAATTGGTCCAGCTGGTTTGTCTGCTGAGGATCTTCATGTTCTTGACCTGACACAGCAACGACCCCGATGGCATAG AGTTGTTGTTCAAGGCCCTGGACCAGGGCCACGTTATGGACATGTGATGGCTTTGGTGGGGCAAAGGTATCTCATGGCAATTGGTGGGAATGATG GCAAGCGGCCTTTGGCTGATGTATGGGCACTGGACACAGCTGCCAAGCCATATGAATGGCGAAAGTTGGAACCAGAAGGAGAGGGTCCTCCTCCTTGCAt GTATGCAACTGCAAGTGCACGCTCTGATGGTCTTCTTCTGCTTTGTGGAGGAAGGGATGCAAACAGTGTG CCACTAGCAAGTGCATATGGACTTGCTAAACATAGGGATGGCCGATGGGAGTGGGCAATTGCCCCGGGTGTCTCACCATCTCCAAGATATCAACATGCAGca GTCTTTGTTAATGCAAGGCTTCATGTGTCTGGAGGTGCACTTGGTGGGGGACGCATGGTGGAAGACTCATCAAGTGTTGCAG TGTTGGATACTGCAGCAGGTGTGTGGTGTGATACAAAATCTGTTGTTACTAGTCCTAGGACAGGACGATACAGTGCTGATGCAGCTGGTGGAGACGCTGCAGTTGAATTGACAAGGCGTTGCAGGCATGCAGCTGCTGCAGTTGGTgacttaatatttatttatggtgGTTTACGTGGTG GGGTGTTGCTTGATGACCTACTTGTTGCTGAAGATCTGGCTGCTGCTGAAACAACAAGTGCTGCTTCACATGCTGCAGCTGCGGCTGCTGCAGCTAATGTTCAAGCAGGGCGGTTACCTGGAAGGTTCATTGATGAAAGGACAAGGCAAACAATGCCTGAAGCAGCTCCTGATGGTTCAGTTGTGTTGGGGAATCCAGTTGCCCCTCCTATAAATGGTGACATGTATACTGATATAAGCACAGAAAATGCCATGGGATCGAG GAGAATAAGCAAAGGTGTTGAGTATTTGGTTGAAGCATCAGCAGCAGAAGCAGAGGCTATCAGTGCTACATTGGCCGCTGCCAAGGCACGGCAAGTTAATGGAGAGGTTGAACTGCCTGACAGAGATCGTGGGGCAGAGGCTACCCCTAGTGGAAAACAGATATCTACCTTAATTAAGCCTGATTCAGCTGGATCTAATAATCTTGCTCCAGCTGGAGTTCGGCTGCATCACAGAGCT GTTGTTGTAGCTGCAGAGACTGGTGGAGCTTTAGGTGGCATGGTCAGACAGCTTTCAATTGATCAGTTTGAAAATGAAGGCAGGCGGGTCAGTTATGGGACCCCAGAGAGTGCAACTGCTGCTAGAAAACTATTAGATCGACAAATGTCCATCAATAGTGTACCCAAAAAG GTCATAGCAGCACTTCTAAAGCCTCGTGGCTGGAAGCCTCCAGTTCGccgacaattttttttagattgcaATGAATTAGCTGATCTCTGTGACAGTGCTGAGCGGATATTTTCAAGTGAACCAAGTGTTTTACAGCTCAAGGCTCCCATCAAGATATTTGGTGATTTGCATGGGCAATTTGGGGATCTCATGCGCCTTTTTGATGAATATGGATCACCTTCAACTGCTGGGGATATCGC ATATATCGATTATCTCTTCTTAGGAGATTATGTTGACCGAGGTCAGCATAGCCTGGAAACCATTACTCTCCTGCTTGCTTTGAAG GTGGAGTATCAACACAATGTACATTTAATTCGTGGGAATCATGAAGCTGCAGATATTAATGCTCTTTTTGGCTTTCGGATTGAGTGCATTGAGCGCATG GGTGAGAGAGATGGAATATGGGCATGGCATCGGATAAACCGATTGTTCAATTGGCTTCCGCTGGCAGCtctaattgaaaagaaaatcatCTGTATGCATGGTGGTATTGGTCGATCTATAAATCATGTGGAACAGATTGAGAATCTTCAGCGTCCAATTACAATGGAAGCAGGCTCAATTGTGCTTATGGATTTATTGTG GTCTGACCCGACAGAAAATGACAGTGTGGAAGGATTGCGACCTAATGCCAGAGGTCCGGGGTTAGTTACTTTTGGG CCTGATCGTGTCATGGAATTCTGCAACAACAATGATCTTCAGTTGATTGTACGAGCACATGAATGTGTAATGGATGGATTTGAGCGTTTTGCCCAGGGACATTTGATTACACTTTTCTCAGCTACCAACTACTGTG GTACTGCAAATAATGCAGGAGCAATCTTAGTTTTGGGTAGAGATTTGGTGGTGGTTCCAAAACTTATTCATCCCTTGCCACCAGCAGTTTCATCGCCAGAAAATTCACCGGAACGTCATATAGAAGATACATGGATGCAG GAGCTGAATGCTAACAGACCTCCAACACCAACTAGAGGCCGTCCTCAAGTAACAAATGATCGAGGCTCTCTTGCTTGGATATAA